The Streptomyces sp. HUAS CB01 genome has a segment encoding these proteins:
- the cobN gene encoding cobaltochelatase subunit CobN produces the protein MTHATILLLSTSDTDLLSARAAEGPVRYRFANPSRLPLDRLPELLDGTDLVVVRLLGGIRAWQEGLDALLAQGRPVVVLTGEQAPDAQLMEASTVPVGIAAEAHAYLAHGGPDNLEQLARFLSDTVLLTGHGFAPPAPAPTWGELERTPRRVSGPLVAVLYYRAHHMSGNTAFVGALCDAVEDAGGRALPLYVASLRAPEPELLERLRDADAVVTTVLAAGGTRPAEAQAGGDDEAWDAGALASLDVPVLQALCLTGSRSAWEENDEGLSPLDAASQVAVPEFDGRLITVPFSFKEIDEDGLPAYVADPERAARVAGIAVRHARLRHIPNAEKRLALVLSAYPTKHSRIGNAVGLDTPASAVALLRRLLDEGYDFGTEEIPGLTSGDGDELIRALIEAGGHDQDWLTEEQLARNPVRVPAADYRRWYATLPAELREAVEAHWGPAPGEMFLDRSRNPEGDIVLAALRRGNLLIVIQPPRGFGENPIAIYHDPDLPPSHHYLAAYRWIGARQDDGGFGADAMIHLGKHGNLEWLPGKNAGLSAACAPDAALGDLPLIYPFLVNDPGEGTQAKRRVHATLIDHLVPPMARADSYGDIARLEQLLDEYAQISSMDPAKLPAIRAQIWTLIQAAKLDHDLGLEDRPDDDGFDDFLLHVDGWLCEVKDAQIRDGLHVLGGAPTGPERVNLVLSILRARQIWGGTTALPGLREALGLDEAAATRTTADEAEARARALVEAMEDAGWAPAAVTTVAEGHGKAVADILGFAAREVVPRLAATTDELDHAVHALNGGFVPAGPSGSPLRGLVNVLPTGRNFYSVDPKAVPSRLAWETGQALADSLLERYRTDNGSWPTSVGLSLWGTSAMRTAGDDVAEALALLGVRPVWDDASRRVNGLEPVPLAELGRPRIDVTLRISGFFRDAFPHVIGLLDDAVRLAASLDEPADENFVRAHAQADLAEHGDERRATTRIFGSRPGTYGAGLLQLIDSRDWRTDADLAEVYTVWGGYAYGRGLEGRAAREEMETAYRRIAVAAKNTDTREHDIADSDDYFQYHGGMVATVRALRGSAPEAYIGDSTRPETVRTRTLVEETSRVFRARVVNPKWIEAMRRHGYKGAFELAATVDYLFGYDATTGVVADWMYDRLAEAYVLDPENREFLQQANPWALHGIAERLLEAESRGMWEKPDPAVVDALRQVFLETEGDLEGDD, from the coding sequence ATGACGCACGCGACGATCCTGCTGCTGTCGACCTCCGACACCGACCTGCTCAGCGCCCGTGCCGCCGAGGGCCCGGTCCGGTACCGCTTCGCTAACCCTTCCCGACTCCCGCTCGACCGGCTGCCCGAGCTCCTCGACGGCACCGATCTGGTCGTCGTGCGCCTCCTCGGCGGCATCCGCGCCTGGCAGGAGGGCCTCGACGCACTGCTGGCGCAGGGCCGCCCGGTGGTCGTCCTCACCGGTGAACAGGCCCCGGACGCCCAGCTGATGGAGGCCTCCACCGTTCCCGTCGGCATCGCGGCGGAGGCACACGCCTACCTCGCCCACGGGGGCCCGGACAACCTGGAGCAGCTCGCCCGGTTCCTGTCCGACACCGTCCTGCTCACCGGCCACGGCTTCGCGCCGCCCGCGCCCGCCCCCACCTGGGGCGAGCTGGAGCGCACCCCGCGTCGCGTCAGCGGCCCGCTCGTCGCGGTGCTCTACTACCGGGCCCACCACATGAGCGGCAACACCGCCTTCGTCGGCGCCCTGTGCGACGCGGTCGAGGACGCGGGCGGCCGGGCCCTCCCGCTGTACGTCGCCTCGCTGCGCGCCCCCGAGCCGGAGCTGCTGGAACGGCTCCGCGACGCCGACGCCGTCGTCACCACCGTCCTCGCCGCGGGCGGCACCCGGCCGGCCGAGGCCCAGGCCGGGGGGGACGACGAGGCGTGGGACGCGGGCGCGCTCGCCTCGCTCGACGTGCCCGTGCTGCAGGCACTGTGCCTGACCGGCTCGCGCAGCGCCTGGGAGGAGAACGACGAGGGCCTGTCCCCGCTGGACGCCGCCAGCCAGGTCGCCGTGCCCGAGTTCGACGGCCGGCTGATCACCGTGCCGTTCTCGTTCAAGGAGATCGACGAGGACGGCCTCCCCGCGTACGTCGCCGACCCGGAGCGCGCCGCCCGCGTCGCCGGCATCGCCGTCCGCCACGCCCGGCTGCGGCACATCCCGAACGCCGAGAAGCGCCTCGCGCTCGTCCTCTCCGCGTACCCGACGAAGCACTCCCGCATCGGCAACGCCGTCGGCCTCGACACCCCCGCTTCCGCCGTGGCCCTGCTGCGCCGCCTCCTCGACGAGGGCTACGACTTCGGCACCGAGGAGATCCCCGGCCTGACGTCCGGGGACGGCGACGAACTCATCCGCGCGCTCATCGAGGCCGGCGGCCACGACCAGGACTGGCTCACCGAGGAGCAGTTGGCGCGCAACCCGGTCCGCGTCCCGGCGGCCGACTACCGGCGCTGGTACGCGACCCTGCCCGCGGAACTGCGCGAGGCGGTCGAGGCGCACTGGGGCCCGGCGCCGGGCGAGATGTTCCTGGACCGCTCCCGCAACCCGGAGGGCGACATCGTCCTGGCCGCCCTGCGCCGGGGCAACCTGCTGATCGTCATCCAGCCGCCGCGCGGCTTCGGCGAGAACCCGATCGCGATCTACCACGACCCCGACCTGCCGCCGTCGCACCACTACCTCGCCGCCTACCGCTGGATCGGCGCCCGGCAGGACGACGGGGGATTCGGCGCGGACGCGATGATCCACCTCGGCAAGCACGGCAACCTGGAGTGGCTGCCCGGCAAGAACGCCGGACTGTCCGCGGCCTGCGCGCCCGACGCCGCGCTCGGTGACCTGCCGCTGATCTACCCGTTCCTGGTCAACGACCCGGGCGAGGGCACCCAGGCGAAGCGCCGCGTCCACGCCACCCTCATCGACCATCTCGTCCCGCCGATGGCGCGCGCCGACTCGTACGGCGACATCGCGCGCCTGGAGCAACTGCTCGACGAGTACGCGCAGATCTCCTCCATGGACCCGGCCAAGCTGCCGGCGATCCGCGCCCAGATCTGGACCCTGATCCAGGCGGCGAAGCTCGACCACGACCTCGGTCTGGAGGACCGCCCCGACGACGACGGCTTCGACGACTTCCTGCTGCACGTCGACGGCTGGCTCTGCGAGGTCAAGGACGCCCAGATCCGCGACGGACTGCACGTCCTCGGCGGCGCGCCCACCGGCCCGGAGCGGGTCAACCTCGTCCTGTCGATCCTGCGCGCCCGGCAGATCTGGGGCGGCACGACCGCGCTGCCCGGACTGCGCGAGGCGCTCGGCCTCGACGAGGCCGCCGCGACCCGGACCACCGCCGACGAGGCCGAGGCCCGCGCCCGCGCCCTGGTCGAGGCGATGGAGGACGCCGGCTGGGCCCCGGCCGCGGTCACCACCGTGGCCGAGGGCCACGGCAAGGCGGTCGCCGACATCCTCGGCTTCGCCGCCCGGGAGGTCGTCCCGCGGCTCGCCGCCACCACCGACGAACTCGACCACGCCGTCCACGCGCTGAACGGTGGCTTCGTCCCGGCCGGACCGTCCGGCTCGCCGCTGCGCGGACTGGTCAACGTCCTGCCGACCGGTCGCAACTTCTACTCGGTCGACCCCAAGGCCGTGCCCTCCCGCCTCGCCTGGGAGACCGGCCAGGCCCTCGCCGACTCCCTCCTGGAGCGCTACCGCACGGACAACGGCTCCTGGCCGACGTCCGTCGGGCTGTCCCTCTGGGGCACCAGCGCGATGCGCACCGCCGGCGACGACGTCGCCGAGGCGCTGGCGCTGCTCGGCGTCCGCCCCGTCTGGGACGACGCCTCCCGCCGGGTCAACGGCCTCGAACCGGTCCCGCTCGCCGAGCTCGGCCGCCCCCGCATCGACGTCACGCTGCGCATCTCGGGCTTCTTCCGCGACGCGTTCCCGCACGTCATCGGCCTCCTCGACGACGCGGTCCGGCTGGCCGCCTCGCTCGACGAGCCCGCCGACGAGAACTTCGTACGCGCCCACGCCCAGGCCGACCTCGCCGAGCACGGCGACGAACGACGCGCCACCACCCGCATCTTCGGCTCCCGCCCCGGCACGTACGGCGCCGGACTGCTCCAGCTCATCGACTCCCGCGACTGGCGCACCGACGCCGACCTCGCCGAGGTCTACACGGTGTGGGGCGGCTACGCGTACGGCCGCGGTCTCGAAGGCCGCGCGGCGCGGGAGGAGATGGAGACGGCGTACAGGCGGATCGCGGTCGCGGCGAAGAACACCGACACCCGCGAGCACGACATCGCCGACTCCGACGACTACTTCCAGTACCACGGCGGCATGGTCGCCACCGTGCGCGCCCTGCGCGGGAGCGCCCCCGAGGCGTACATTGGCGACTCAACCCGCCCGGAGACGGTCCGCACCCGCACCCTCGTCGAGGAGACCTCCCGCGTCTTCCGCGCCCGCGTCGTCAACCCGAAGTGGATCGAGGCGATGCGCCGCCACGGCTACAAGGGCGCGTTCGAACTCGCCGCCACCGTGGACTACTTGTTCGGCTACGACGCCACGACCGGCGTGGTCGCCGACTGGATGTACGACAGGCTCGCCGAGGCGTACGTCCTGGACCCCGAGAACCGCGAGTTCCTCCAGCAGGCCAACCCCTGGGCCCTGCACGGCATCGCGGAGCGACTGCTGGAGGCGGAGTCCCGCGGCATGTGGGAGAAGCCCGACCCGGCGGTCGTCGATGCCCTGCGCCAGGTCTTCCTGGAGACGGAGGGCGACCTGGAGGGCGACGACTGA
- a CDS encoding TerD family protein: MREMVSGANIDLADPGDGAHAVVVSLRWSSPAGDGDADVSVLLLGADGKVRSDADFFFYNNPTAADGSVQLLGKIPAEEGDEDRITLDLAAIPGDVDRIVVTASRYEGARFSELDGLRLTLADRTGERLLSYAVPDAGDVSALIFGELYRRGESWKFRAVGQGYASGLAGLATDFGIAIEDDTAPDDDRGEPTEAAPAPSAHEPAPDTTPPRTGEPAPETAVGRPSVPRPRTVRKKVTLPKAARKSLAENDSWRTARLFPVSVLKSDREREMRATSVLLSVMSQIPEFGRRLTAGFGAPAGRAETFTEVSLPHGDTPRRPDGVIRVERAGKLWTALVETKTNGNALKPEQVQDYVDIAARRGYEAVITLTNDVALEGRPLVDVKIDGRRRNKVALWHLSWAEVAHQAQMLIRHEGVGNAAHAWLLQELLHYLQHENSGCHGFQNMGPAWVPVRRGIDEETLCQGDRRAVEVVENWERLIRQVCLRLGGELGQKVLPVQRAKRGTDPESRRAGLADDLCTDGRLTAELRIEGTPGIMAITADLRTGKLRTSIEIPAPEQGYPLTWAKRLVRQLAEAPADLHVETLTDGSAGGPRGTLERLRPEPGDILPRDDAQITGFRLSLFKSMGNTRGNAESGFIRSVDQAVDRFHAGVVTRLERRGGRRP; the protein is encoded by the coding sequence ATGCGTGAGATGGTCAGCGGCGCCAACATCGATCTGGCCGATCCCGGCGACGGGGCCCATGCGGTCGTCGTCAGCCTCAGGTGGAGCAGCCCGGCCGGTGACGGCGACGCCGACGTGTCGGTGCTGCTGCTCGGGGCGGACGGCAAGGTCCGCAGCGACGCGGACTTCTTCTTCTACAACAACCCCACGGCCGCGGACGGTTCCGTCCAGTTGCTGGGCAAGATCCCGGCCGAGGAGGGCGACGAGGACCGCATCACGCTCGATCTGGCCGCGATCCCCGGGGACGTCGACCGGATCGTGGTGACCGCGAGCCGCTACGAGGGCGCCCGGTTCAGCGAACTCGACGGGCTGCGGCTCACCCTCGCCGACCGCACCGGGGAACGACTGCTGAGCTACGCCGTCCCGGACGCCGGCGACGTGAGCGCGCTCATATTCGGGGAGCTCTACCGGCGAGGCGAGAGCTGGAAGTTCCGTGCCGTCGGACAGGGGTACGCCTCCGGACTCGCCGGGCTCGCCACCGACTTCGGGATCGCGATCGAGGACGACACGGCACCGGACGACGACCGGGGCGAGCCCACGGAGGCAGCGCCGGCACCCTCGGCGCACGAGCCCGCCCCGGACACGACCCCGCCCCGGACCGGGGAACCGGCACCGGAGACCGCCGTCGGCAGACCCTCGGTACCCCGGCCCCGCACGGTCAGGAAGAAGGTCACCCTGCCGAAGGCGGCGAGGAAGTCCCTCGCCGAGAACGACTCCTGGAGGACCGCTCGGCTGTTCCCCGTGTCCGTGCTGAAGAGCGACCGCGAGCGCGAGATGCGCGCCACGTCCGTCCTGTTGTCGGTGATGTCCCAGATCCCGGAGTTCGGCCGGCGGCTCACGGCCGGCTTCGGCGCACCCGCCGGGCGGGCGGAGACGTTCACGGAGGTCTCGCTGCCGCACGGCGACACACCGAGGAGGCCGGACGGGGTGATCCGGGTGGAGCGTGCGGGCAAGCTGTGGACGGCGCTCGTCGAGACGAAGACCAACGGCAACGCCCTGAAGCCCGAACAGGTTCAGGACTACGTCGACATCGCCGCCCGTCGCGGCTACGAGGCCGTGATCACACTCACGAACGACGTGGCCCTGGAGGGCAGGCCCCTCGTCGACGTGAAGATCGACGGCCGCCGCAGGAACAAGGTCGCGCTGTGGCACCTCTCCTGGGCCGAGGTCGCCCACCAGGCGCAGATGCTGATCCGGCACGAAGGCGTGGGCAACGCCGCCCACGCCTGGCTCCTCCAGGAGCTGCTGCACTACCTCCAGCACGAGAACTCCGGTTGCCACGGCTTCCAGAACATGGGGCCCGCCTGGGTCCCCGTACGGCGGGGCATCGACGAGGAGACCCTCTGCCAGGGCGACCGGCGCGCCGTCGAGGTCGTCGAGAACTGGGAGAGGCTGATCCGGCAGGTCTGCCTCCGGCTCGGCGGCGAACTCGGCCAGAAGGTCCTCCCCGTGCAGCGCGCGAAGCGCGGCACGGACCCCGAGTCCCGCCGTGCGGGACTCGCCGACGACCTCTGCACGGACGGCCGGCTCACCGCGGAACTGCGCATCGAGGGGACTCCCGGCATCATGGCGATCACCGCGGATCTGCGGACCGGGAAGCTCCGCACGTCCATCGAGATCCCGGCACCCGAGCAGGGGTACCCGCTGACGTGGGCGAAGCGGCTCGTGCGGCAACTGGCCGAGGCGCCCGCCGACCTCCATGTCGAGACGCTGACCGACGGCTCGGCGGGAGGGCCGCGCGGCACCCTGGAACGCCTGCGCCCGGAGCCGGGCGACATCCTCCCCCGGGACGACGCGCAGATCACCGGGTTCCGGCTCTCGCTGTTCAAGAGCATGGGCAACACCCGCGGCAACGCGGAGTCCGGCTTCATCCGCAGCGTCGACCAGGCCGTCGACCGCTTCCACGCCGGCGTGGTCACCCGGCTCGAACGCCGGGGCGGACGGCGGCCGTAA
- a CDS encoding chaplin has protein sequence MRQVISKGILTAAAATGILSLTSVYASADSQADAEAANSPGVLSGNNVQAPVHVPVNVCGNSLNVVGVLNPAFGNACVNASDEGAAGAEGASAEGAAVGSPGVASGNVVQVPVDVPVNACGNTVDVIGALNPAGGNNCGNGTAETPLTPETPETPETPETPVTPETPETPVTPETPVTPETPETPETPITPEIPEVPEVPEVPEVPEVLVPVVDTPVDDRVVDSSTTDQLAQTGGNAGTLAAGAAAVGLLAGGALLYRRGTAAARR, from the coding sequence ATGCGACAGGTCATCAGCAAGGGAATTCTGACGGCCGCGGCGGCCACCGGGATTCTGTCCTTGACCAGTGTGTACGCCAGCGCCGACTCCCAGGCCGACGCCGAGGCCGCGAACTCGCCCGGCGTGCTGTCGGGCAACAACGTCCAGGCCCCCGTGCACGTGCCGGTCAATGTCTGCGGCAATTCCCTGAACGTCGTCGGGGTGCTCAACCCCGCGTTCGGCAACGCCTGCGTCAACGCCTCCGACGAGGGCGCGGCCGGTGCCGAGGGCGCCTCCGCGGAGGGCGCCGCGGTGGGCTCCCCGGGCGTCGCCTCCGGCAACGTCGTCCAGGTTCCGGTGGACGTCCCGGTCAACGCCTGCGGGAACACCGTCGACGTCATCGGCGCCCTGAACCCGGCCGGCGGCAACAACTGCGGCAACGGCACGGCCGAGACGCCGCTGACGCCGGAGACCCCGGAGACCCCGGAGACCCCGGAAACCCCGGTGACGCCGGAGACTCCCGAGACTCCGGTCACGCCCGAGACCCCGGTCACGCCGGAGACTCCGGAGACGCCCGAGACCCCGATCACCCCCGAGATCCCGGAGGTGCCCGAGGTTCCCGAGGTTCCCGAGGTGCCGGAGGTTCTGGTCCCCGTGGTGGACACCCCGGTCGACGACCGGGTCGTCGACTCCTCGACCACGGACCAGCTGGCCCAGACCGGCGGCAACGCCGGAACCCTGGCGGCCGGTGCCGCCGCGGTCGGCCTGCTGGCCGGCGGCGCCCTGCTGTACCGCCGCGGGACGGCTGCCGCGCGTCGCTGA
- a CDS encoding methyltransferase: protein MNLFTTPWGDLGLTRFPEDPRDQLRAWDASDEYLLRHLEGETLGGTVVAVGDRWGALVTALAAHRPVQISDSYLTQQATRANLARNRTAAEADGVRLLTTRDTPPDRVDVLLVRVPKSLALLEDQLQRLAPRLTAGTLVVGTGMVTEIHTSTLKLFERIVGPTRTSLAVRKARLIHCAPAPDRIGPAAVPEGPWPHSYALPAGVGVMSGRPVTNHAGIFCADRLDIGTRFFLEHLPDRRGPLRVVDLGCGNGVVGTAVAVANPEAEVVFTDESFQAVASAEATFRANAGPSAKAVFEAGDALAGTERESVDLVLNNPPFHTHRALTDSTSWRMFTGARRALRPGGELWVVGNRHLGYHVKLRRIFGNCETVASNPKFVVLRAVKRR, encoded by the coding sequence ATGAACCTCTTCACCACGCCGTGGGGCGACCTCGGGCTCACCCGCTTCCCCGAGGACCCCCGTGACCAGCTCCGCGCCTGGGACGCCTCGGACGAGTACCTGCTGCGCCATCTGGAGGGCGAGACCCTCGGCGGGACCGTCGTGGCCGTGGGCGACCGCTGGGGGGCGCTGGTCACGGCGCTCGCCGCGCACCGGCCCGTGCAGATCAGCGACTCCTACCTGACCCAGCAGGCGACCCGTGCCAACCTCGCCCGCAACCGCACCGCCGCCGAGGCCGACGGCGTACGGCTGCTGACGACCCGGGACACCCCGCCGGACCGGGTCGACGTCCTGCTGGTCCGCGTCCCCAAGAGCCTCGCGCTGCTGGAGGACCAGCTCCAGCGGCTCGCCCCCCGGCTGACCGCCGGCACGCTCGTCGTCGGCACCGGGATGGTCACGGAGATCCACACCTCCACGCTGAAGCTCTTCGAGCGGATCGTCGGCCCCACCCGTACGTCGTTGGCGGTCAGGAAGGCCCGGCTCATCCACTGCGCTCCCGCCCCGGACCGCATCGGACCGGCGGCCGTCCCGGAAGGCCCCTGGCCCCACAGCTACGCGCTGCCGGCCGGCGTCGGCGTGATGTCGGGACGCCCGGTGACCAACCACGCGGGCATCTTCTGCGCGGACCGTCTGGACATCGGCACCCGCTTCTTCCTCGAGCACCTCCCCGACCGCCGCGGTCCGCTGCGCGTCGTCGACCTGGGCTGCGGCAACGGCGTGGTCGGTACGGCGGTGGCCGTCGCGAACCCGGAGGCCGAGGTGGTGTTCACGGACGAGTCGTTCCAGGCCGTCGCCTCGGCCGAGGCGACCTTCCGGGCGAACGCCGGACCGTCCGCCAAGGCGGTCTTCGAGGCCGGCGACGCGCTGGCCGGCACGGAACGCGAGTCCGTCGACCTCGTACTGAACAACCCGCCCTTCCACACCCACCGGGCGCTGACCGACAGCACCTCGTGGCGTATGTTCACCGGTGCCCGCAGGGCCCTGCGCCCCGGCGGCGAGCTGTGGGTGGTCGGCAACCGGCACCTCGGCTACCACGTCAAGCTGCGCCGGATCTTCGGCAACTGCGAGACCGTCGCGAGCAATCCGAAGTTCGTGGTCCTGCGTGCCGTGAAGCGCCGCTGA
- a CDS encoding rodlin — protein MLKKAMAAAAVTASVVGVSAAAAPQALAVGNDTGTTSASGVGASQVFGNSATYGNMSPQMALVQGSLNKPCIGLPAKLNAGSLVGLVPVGVQDLNVLSSPQSQQCTENSTQAKGDEALSHILSDIPVLSANGQGNG, from the coding sequence GTGCTCAAGAAGGCTATGGCGGCTGCTGCCGTCACCGCGTCAGTCGTCGGCGTCTCGGCCGCGGCGGCGCCGCAGGCCCTGGCCGTCGGCAATGACACGGGCACCACGTCGGCCAGCGGCGTCGGCGCGTCGCAGGTGTTCGGCAACTCGGCCACCTACGGCAACATGAGCCCGCAGATGGCACTCGTCCAGGGTTCGCTGAACAAGCCCTGCATCGGTCTGCCCGCCAAGCTGAACGCCGGTTCGCTCGTGGGTCTGGTGCCGGTCGGCGTCCAGGACCTCAACGTCCTGTCGAGCCCGCAGTCCCAGCAGTGCACGGAGAACTCGACGCAGGCCAAGGGCGACGAGGCCCTGTCGCACATCCTGTCCGACATTCCGGTGCTCTCGGCCAACGGTCAGGGCAACGGCTGA
- a CDS encoding DM13 domain-containing protein, with product MRTSVVRRPLVIVGLVVVAVVAVVGLYWFQPWKLWVDETVREELPTAAPASPDGPGASADTAPPAASAPEVLATGSFISHEHATTGSVKIVRLADGSRLLRIEDLDTSSGPDLRVWLTDAPVKEGRDGWHVFDDGEYLSLGRLKGNKGDQNYALPAGADLNRLTSVTVWCDRFDVSFGAAELRKAAA from the coding sequence ATGAGGACATCGGTGGTGCGCAGACCCCTCGTGATCGTGGGACTGGTGGTGGTCGCGGTGGTGGCCGTCGTCGGGCTGTACTGGTTCCAGCCCTGGAAGCTCTGGGTGGACGAGACCGTGCGTGAGGAGTTGCCCACGGCCGCCCCCGCCTCACCGGACGGGCCGGGGGCGTCGGCGGACACGGCACCGCCGGCCGCGTCCGCGCCGGAGGTGCTGGCCACGGGGAGCTTCATCAGCCATGAGCACGCCACGACCGGCAGCGTGAAGATCGTCCGGCTCGCGGACGGCTCCCGCCTCCTCCGGATCGAGGACCTGGACACCAGCAGCGGCCCCGATCTGCGCGTGTGGCTCACCGACGCGCCGGTGAAGGAGGGCAGGGACGGCTGGCACGTCTTCGACGACGGGGAGTACCTCAGTCTCGGCAGGCTGAAGGGCAACAAGGGCGACCAGAACTACGCGCTGCCCGCCGGCGCCGATCTGAACCGCCTGACCAGCGTCACCGTCTGGTGCGACCGCTTCGACGTCTCCTTCGGCGCCGCGGAGCTGCGGAAGGCGGCCGCGTAG
- a CDS encoding glycosyltransferase family 4 protein, translating to MARVVLDLVAHQIRGGTPVAVACPVGGVLADAVHALGAGVHRWRAGRSAGPLLAREVGQLARIVAAAGPQLVHAHGPKAGLAARLALRGRVPTVFQPHGWPFGAAGGVLAGPARRWERYGARWADRIVCVSETERRKGQAAGVEAAWTVVPNGVDTERFRPAAEGAGRNLPSLVADLPGSAPLVVCVGRLCRQKGQDVLLAAWDQVLRRLPNARLVLVGDGPGADALRASAPVSVRFAGDEPDSAPWYRAADLVVVPSRWESMALTPLEAMACGRPVVVTDVAGTRESLPPGHALFCTTPPQDPYALATAVGDLLLNGPLRRTLGRQGRQHVLATHDVRHSASAISDVYREVSAARPTGAGPAAG from the coding sequence ATGGCCCGGGTGGTCCTGGACCTGGTGGCCCATCAGATCCGCGGAGGAACCCCGGTCGCGGTGGCCTGCCCGGTCGGGGGCGTGCTCGCGGACGCCGTGCACGCGCTCGGCGCCGGCGTCCACCGGTGGCGCGCGGGAAGGTCGGCCGGCCCGTTGCTGGCCCGGGAGGTGGGGCAGCTCGCCAGGATCGTGGCGGCCGCGGGCCCGCAGCTCGTGCACGCCCACGGTCCCAAGGCGGGGCTGGCCGCCCGGCTCGCCCTGCGCGGACGCGTCCCCACCGTCTTCCAGCCGCACGGATGGCCCTTCGGGGCGGCCGGGGGCGTCCTCGCGGGTCCGGCCCGGCGCTGGGAGCGGTACGGGGCCCGCTGGGCGGACCGGATCGTCTGCGTCAGCGAGACGGAGCGGCGCAAGGGCCAGGCGGCCGGCGTCGAGGCGGCGTGGACGGTCGTGCCCAACGGGGTGGACACCGAGCGGTTCCGGCCCGCCGCGGAGGGAGCGGGGCGGAACCTTCCGTCGCTGGTCGCCGACCTGCCCGGGTCCGCACCGCTCGTGGTGTGCGTCGGTCGGCTGTGCCGCCAGAAGGGCCAGGACGTGCTGCTCGCGGCGTGGGATCAGGTGCTGCGCAGACTGCCGAACGCCCGGCTCGTCCTGGTCGGGGACGGGCCCGGGGCCGACGCCCTGCGCGCGTCCGCCCCCGTCTCCGTCAGGTTCGCGGGCGACGAACCGGACTCCGCACCCTGGTACCGGGCCGCGGACCTGGTCGTCGTGCCCTCCCGCTGGGAGAGCATGGCCCTGACACCGCTGGAGGCGATGGCCTGCGGCCGCCCGGTCGTGGTCACGGACGTCGCGGGGACGCGCGAGAGCCTGCCCCCGGGGCACGCGCTGTTCTGCACGACGCCCCCGCAGGATCCGTACGCCCTGGCCACGGCGGTCGGCGACCTCCTGCTCAACGGCCCGCTGCGCAGGACGCTCGGCCGCCAGGGCCGCCAGCACGTCCTCGCCACCCACGACGTACGGCACAGCGCGTCAGCGATCTCGGACGTCTACCGCGAGGTGTCGGCCGCCCGGCCCACGGGCGCCGGCCCGGCGGCCGGCTGA
- a CDS encoding chaplin codes for MKFRKTTTVLAGLVMAMGMAAPALADSGATGVAAGSPGVLSGNVIQIPVHVPVNVCGNSVNLIAVLNPAFGNLCVND; via the coding sequence ATGAAGTTCAGAAAGACCACGACGGTGCTGGCGGGACTGGTAATGGCCATGGGAATGGCCGCGCCGGCGCTCGCGGACTCCGGGGCGACCGGTGTCGCTGCCGGCTCGCCGGGGGTGCTTTCCGGGAACGTCATCCAGATTCCCGTGCACGTTCCGGTGAATGTCTGCGGCAACTCCGTCAATCTCATTGCCGTGCTGAACCCTGCGTTCGGCAACCTCTGTGTGAACGACTGA
- a CDS encoding rodlin: MIKKVMAAAAVTASVIGASAAAAPQALAIGDDTGTTSASGVGASQVFGNSATYGAQSPQLALVQGSLNKPCIGLPAKANAGSLVGLVPVGVQDLNVLSSPQAQQCTENSTQAKGDEALSHILSDIPVLSGNGEGNG; the protein is encoded by the coding sequence ATGATCAAGAAGGTTATGGCTGCGGCTGCGGTCACGGCCTCCGTAATCGGTGCCTCGGCCGCCGCCGCCCCCCAGGCCCTTGCCATCGGCGACGACACCGGTACGACGTCCGCCAGTGGCGTCGGTGCCTCGCAGGTGTTCGGCAACTCGGCCACCTACGGCGCCCAGAGCCCGCAGCTCGCCCTGGTCCAGGGTTCGCTGAACAAGCCCTGCATCGGTCTGCCCGCCAAGGCCAACGCCGGTTCGCTCGTGGGTCTGGTGCCGGTCGGCGTCCAGGACCTCAACGTCCTGTCGAGCCCGCAGGCCCAGCAGTGCACGGAGAACTCGACACAGGCCAAGGGCGACGAGGCCCTGTCGCACATCCTGTCCGACATTCCGGTGCTCTCGGGCAACGGCGAGGGCAACGGCTGA
- a CDS encoding rodlin, giving the protein MKKLWAAAAVTASVAGVSLTAAPHALAIGDDGGTTSLSGNDAAQTYGNSATYGAQSPQLSAVQGSLNKLCVGLPAKANAGSLVGLVPVSAQDLNVLSNPQDQQCAEASTQAKGDEPLSHVLDDVPVLSGNGVNNH; this is encoded by the coding sequence ATGAAGAAGCTGTGGGCAGCAGCAGCCGTGACCGCGTCCGTGGCCGGAGTCTCGCTGACCGCCGCCCCGCACGCGCTGGCCATCGGCGACGACGGCGGCACCACGTCGCTGAGCGGGAACGACGCCGCGCAGACCTACGGCAACTCGGCCACCTACGGCGCCCAGAGCCCGCAGCTCAGCGCCGTCCAGGGTTCACTGAACAAGCTGTGCGTGGGGCTGCCCGCCAAGGCCAACGCCGGTTCGCTCGTGGGTCTGGTGCCGGTCAGCGCTCAGGACCTCAACGTCCTGTCGAACCCGCAGGACCAGCAGTGCGCCGAGGCCTCGACGCAGGCCAAGGGCGACGAGCCGCTGTCGCACGTCCTGGACGACGTCCCGGTGCTCTCCGGCAACGGCGTCAACAACCACTGA